The proteins below come from a single Indicator indicator isolate 239-I01 chromosome 12, UM_Iind_1.1, whole genome shotgun sequence genomic window:
- the LRP12 gene encoding low-density lipoprotein receptor-related protein 12, with amino-acid sequence MAPWGRAEGSPTWRSAQLLILVVSCCGNGALAEHSENVHISGVSTACGDIPEQIRSPSGTITSPGWPSEYPSRINCSWYIHAKPGEIITISFQDFDVEGSRRCSSDWLTIGSYKNIEGYRACGSSIPSPYISTQDHVLIRFHSDDSISRKGFRLAYFAGKSDEPNCDCDQFHCANGKCIPESWKCNNMNECGDNSDEEICAKASPPTAASFQPCPGTQLRCLSRFTKLYTCLPESLKCDGNIDCLDLVDEIDCAVPTCGQKLNYFYGTFNSPNYPDFYPPGSNCTWLIDTGDHRKVILRFTDFKLDGTGYGDYVKIYDGLEENPRRLLRVLTAFDSHAPLTVVSSSGQIRVHFCADKVNAARGFNATYQVDGFCLPWEIPCGGNWGCYTEQQRCDGYWHCPNGRDETNCTMCQRDEFPCSRNGVCYPRSDRCNYQNHCPNGSDEKNCFFCQPGNFHCKNNRCVFESWVCDSQDDCGDGSDEENCPVIVPTRVITAAVIGSLICGLLLVIALGCTCKLYSLRMFERRSFETHLSRVEAELLRREAPPSYGQLIAQGLIPPVEDFPVCSPNQASVLENLRLAVRSQLGFTSIRLPIAGRSSNIWNRIFNFARSRHSGSLALVSADGDDVANQSSSREAERSNTHRSLFSVESDDTDTENERRDTAGAVGGVATTLPQKVPPTTAIEATVGACGSSSAQSSSSSNPDGGREVTGAEPPSSSPARHQLSSALSRMTQGLRWVRFTLGRSSSVNQNQSPLRQLDNGVSGREEDDDVEMLIPISDVASDFDVNDCSRPLLDLSSDQGPGLRQPYSATHHGVRSCSRDGPCESCGIVHTAQIPDTCLEATVKNETSDDEALLLC; translated from the exons cTTGTGGAGATATTCCAGAACAAATTCGATCACCAAGTGGAACAATCACAAGTCCGGGGTGGCCCTCTGAGTATCCTTCCCGAATCAACTGTAGCTGGTACATCCATGCAAAGCCAGGGGAGATCATTACTATAAG CTTTCAAGATTTTGATGTTGAGGGATCACGACGATGCAGCTCAGATTGGTTAACAATTGGAAGCTACAAGAATATCGAAGGCTATAGAGCATGTGGCTCCTCCATTCCTTCACCATACATCTCTACACAGGATCACGTTTTGATCAGATTTCATTCAGATGATAGCATCTCCAGGAAAGGCTTCAGATTAGCCTACTTTGCTG ggAAATCTGATGAACCAAACTGTGACTGTGACCAGTTTCATTGTGCTAATGGGAAGTGCATTCCAGAAAGTTGGAAATGCAATAACATGAATGAATGTGGAGACAACTCGGATGAAGAAATCTGTGCCAAAGCTAGTCCTCCAACAGCTGCTTCTTTCCAGCCTTGTCCAGGCACTCAGTTACGGTGTCTGTCTCGCTTCACCAAGCTTTACACCTGCCTTCCAGAATCCTTGAAATGTGATGGCAACATTGATTGTCTTGACCTGGTAGATGAAATAGACTGTGCTGTGCCAACATGCGGGCAGAAGTTAAATTACTTTTATGGTACTTTCAATTCTCCCAACTATCCTGACTTCTATCCACCTGGAAGCAACTGCACCTGGCTGATAGACACCGGTGACCATCGCAAAGTGATTTTGCGGTTCACCGACTTTAAACTCGATGGTACAGGTTATGGAGACTACGTCAAAATCTATGATGGATTAGAGGAGAACCCACGGAGGCTCTTGCGTGTACTAACAGCATTTGACTCTCATGCTCCCCTCACAGTTGTTTCATCCTCAGGACAGATAAGAGTGCATTTTTGTGCTGACAAAGTGAACGCTGCAAGAGGATTCAATGCCACCTATCAAGTCGATGGCTTCTGTTTGCCCTGGGAAATCCCATGCGGTGGTAACTGGGGTTGCTACACCGAGCAGCAGCGCTGTGATGGCTACTGGCACTGTCCAAATGGAAGGGATGAGACCAACTGCACCATGTGCCAAAGAGATGAGTTTCCCTGCTCTCGGAACGGCGTTTGCTACCCTCGGTCAGATCGCTGCAACTACCAGAACCATTGCCCTAACGGCTCAGATGAGAAGAATTGCTTCTTCTGTCAGCCGGGCAATTTCCACTGTAAAAACAACCGCTGTGTGTTTGAGAGCTGGGTGTGTGATTCCCAAGATGACTGTGGTGATGGCAGTGATGAAGAGAATTGCCCAGTTATTGTGCCTACTAGAGTAATAACCGCAGCTGTCATTGGGAGTCTTATTTGTGGATTGCTGCTTGTCATTGCACTGGGATGTACTTGTAAATTGTACTCACTCAGGATGTTTGAGCGAAG ATCATTTGAAACTCATTTGTCAAGGGTTGAAGCTGAACTATTGAGAAGGGAAGCTCCTCCATCCTATGGACAGTTAATTGCCCAGGGTTTAATTCCACCAGTTGAAGATTTTCCTGTTTGTTCACCAAATCAG GCTTCAGTTCTGGAGAACCTGAGACTGGCAGTACGATCTCAGCTTGGATTTACCTCCATCAGACTTCCCATTGCTGGCAGGTCAAGTAACATTTGGAATCGAATTTTCAATTTTGCGAGGTCACGTCACTCTGGATCCTTGGCTTTGGTCTCAGCAGATGGGGATGATGTTGCCAACCAAAGTAGCAGTAGAGAAGCCGAAAGAAGTAATACTCACAGAAGTCTCTTTTCAGTCGAGTCGGATGATACAgacacagaaaatgaaagaagagaCACAGCAGGAGCAGTCGGTGGTGTTGCTACCACCTTGCCTCAGAAAGTCCCACCCACTACAGCAATAGAAGCAACAGTTGGAGCGTGTGGGAGTtcctctgctcagagcagcagtagcagcaacCCTGATGGTGGAAGAGAAGTGACAGGTGCGGAGCCCCCGAGCAGCAGTCCCGCCCGTCACCAGCTGAGTAGCGCCCTGAGCCGCATGACTCAAGGCCTGCGCTGGGTACGTTTCACTCTGGGGAGATCCAGCTCTGTGAACCAGAACCAAAGTCCTTTGAGACAGCTCGATAATGGGGTAAGTGGAAGAGAAGAGGATGATGATGTCGAAATGTTAATTCCAATCTCTGATGTAGCATCAGACTTTGATGTGAATGACTGTTCAAGACCTCTACTTGATCTCAGCTCAGATCAAGGACCAGGGCTTAGACAGCCTTACAGTGCAACACATCACGGCGTAAGGTCGTGCAGTCGAGATGGCCCCTGTGAGAGCTGTGGCATCGTGCACACTGCCCAGATACCTGACACTTGCTTAGAAGCAACAGTGAAAAATGAAACTAGTGACGATGAGGCATTATTACTCTGCTAG